The Natrinema saccharevitans genome includes the window CGGCGACTGGCAAACGCATCGCTTCGAAATGGCAAACGGCGACGTCGCACTGTTTGCGCGCGCCGACGGAGGCGCCTACTGGATGGGCAACACCGAGACGCCGTCCGCGCTGTGGAAGACCGACAAGTTCGGCTGGCGCGAGGTCCCCTCCCCCGTCGCGCGGTGGGCCAAGCGGGAGTTGACCGCGACGCTGCACGAGGCCGAGCCCTGGCTCGCCGACTACCCGCATCTCTCGTGGTTCTTCCTGCCGGTATTCATGTCCAAGGACGGCCGCGAATCGACCCGCGCGTTCTTCCGCGAGCATTCGGCCGGCTTCCCCGACGCCGGCCGCCGGGAGACGACCCGTTTCTTCGAGGACTTCCTCTCGACGGGCGTCCTAGACGAGTACCGACACGTCATGTCGGGCAAACTCGGCACCAGCGACCACGTCGATCGGGTCCGGATGAGCGCCGCGATGGCCGAGTTCATCGCCGCGAAGATCCTCACCGAGGCCGGCTACGACGTGGTCCCGGAGATCGAGGTCACGACCGGCCACTCGCTGGATTTCCGGGCCGAAGGCACCGAGACGAACGCCCTCGTGGAAGTGACCCGACCCCAGCCGCCGGTCAACCGCGCCGCGGCCGGCCCCGTCGCCGCCGTCCGCGACACCGCCGAGACCAAAACTAGCGGCCAACTGGCCGAACACGGCGGCGGCGCGACCCTTTTCGTCGACTGCTCGAGCTTCCGCGACGACGCGTGGGCCGCGGTCCGGGGCGAACAACCCGACGTGCGCCACCGGCCCGCGGTCGTCTACCGCACCCGTCCGAACGGCCACGTCGAGGGCTACCGGAAGGGCGCGGTCCCCCTCGAGTTGGCCGACGCGATCGAGTTTCTGGACTGAACAGGACTCGAGCGGGGTCGCCAACCGTTCGGACGCGTGAATTGTCAGGTTCTGAGAGAAGGGTAGGTGTATTTGTCCACTGACAACGATAGTCACAGACATGCGTGCAGCAGTCCTCGAAGAACACGGCGAACCGCTGTCGATCGAAGACGTCGACGCGCCCGAGCCGGCCCCGGACGGGGCCGTCGTCGAACTCGAAGCGTGCGGCGTCTGCCGGAGCGACTGGCACGGCTGGCAGGGCGATTGGGGGTGGCTCGGCCTCGAGACCCAGCCCGGCCAGATCCTCGGCCACGAGCCGGCCGGCCACGTCGCCGCCGTCGGTGATGACGTCGAGACCGTCGCGGAGGGCGACCACGTCGCCGTCCCGTTCAACCTCGGCGATGGGACCTGTCCGCGGTGTCAGCGCGGTCACTCCAATATCTGCGAGAACGTGATGCCGCTCGGGTTCATCGAGCAAGCGCAGGGCGCGTTCGCCGAACAGGTCCACGTCCCCGTCGCCGACCACAACCTCGTGACGCTCCCCGACGGCGTGTCGTCCGTCGATATGGCCGGCCTCGGCTGTCGGTTCATGACCTCGTTCCACGCGCTTGCCCACCGCGCGGACGTCGACGCGGGCGACTGGGTCTCGGTCCACGGCTGCGGCGGCGTCGGCCTCTCGGCGGTCCACATCGCCGACGCGCTGGGCGCGAACGTCGTCGCGGTCGACCTCAAAGACGAGAAACTCGAGAAGGCGAAATCCCTCGGCGCGGTCGAGACGATCAACGCGGAGGACACCGAGGACGTCCCCGGCGAAGTCCAGTCGATTACGAACGGCGGCGCTCACGTCTCGATGGACGCGCTCGGCATCGCGACGACCAGCCAGAACTCCGTCTCGAGTCTCGACGCCCGCGGGCAGCACATTCAGGTCGGGCTGACGACCCAGGATGAGCAGGGGATGATCTCACTGCCGTCCGACGCGATGGTCATGCAAGAGATCGAGTTCATCGGCTCGCTGGGGATGCCACCGACCCGCTACGACGAGATCTTCCGGATGGTCTCGACCGGCAAGCTCGAGCCCGAGAAAGTCGTCTCCGAGACGATCGGCCTCGAGGACGTCAGCGACAAGCTCGAGTCGATGACGGACTTCGAAACCGTCGGGATTCCAGTGATCGACACCTTCTAAATTTTGCTCTGCGGGCGCGGCGAAGCCGCGCCCTCGGCAAAATTTAGTATAAAAGCGCTCCTCCTTCCGTTCCGCTCACTTGACTCGCGGCTTACGCCGCTCGTCTATACGCGGCGCTTCGCGCCGCGCTTTCGTTCGCTCCACATCAGTCGTCGGCCCGCTCGCGCCCTACGGGCGCTCGCGGTTGCTAACAGTAGCACCTCCGCTATGTCAGGAACAAGCAGTAGTACCGAGCGCTCGCTCCGCTCGCGCTCGGCCTTTTTTCATCGAAGTTTTTTGGCGGGGTTCGAGCGAACAAAGTGAGCGAGGACCCCGCCAAAAAAGTTCGGTTCAGAAGGAAACGGCGTCGGGCGCGTACGGGCTGCCGACCGGCGTCGGATCGCGGTCGCTGTACCCGACGCGGCCGACGGCCTTGTCGCTGACGGCGGAGTAGACGGCAAAGCGCGCGTCCTCAGAGTTTTCGAAGGTTTCGGACTCGAGGCGGGCGAGTACATCGCCGACCGTCTCGGTCCCGTTGGGGAGTTCGAGGGTGCGGTCCCCGTACTCCTCGATCAGTTCCTCGGTCGTGGCGGGGTACTCGTGGTCGTCGATGACGTCGCCGGTGCCATTGCGCAGCATTACACCCAGTTCTCCGTGAACAATGATTATAAACATTGTCCATCTATGTTTTCTAGTCGCACTGTAGTCCTAGAACACCTAGTAGACCCCTAGAGATTTTCGAAAACCGAACGCGGGCGCGGAGAAACGCCTTTAGGAACGGCCCGGTTCGGATACCGTATGCCCTACGCGGACTTACACGTTCACACGACGCGGTCGGACGGGAGCCTCGGCCTCGAGGCGGTGCCCGAGGCCGCGCGCCGCGGCGGCGTCGAGGTGGTCGCGGTGACCGACCACGACCGGGTCCAGCCGTTCGACGGCCCGGTCGTCGAACGCGACGGCGTGACGCTCGTTCACGGGATCGAGCTTCGCGTCGAGACCCCGGGCGGCCAGCGGCTCGACCTGCTGGGGTACGGCCTCGAGCCGAGCGGCGACCTCGAGGCCATTCTCGAGACGATTCAGGAGAACCGCATCGAGCGCGGCCGGGCGATCGTCGACTGCGTGGAGTCCCGGCTGGGGCTCGAGCTGGACGTGACGGTCGACGGCGGGTTCGGGCGGCCCCACATCGCGCGGGCGATCGAGGCCCATCCCGAGGCCGCGTACGACTATCAGGACGCGTTCGATCACCTCATCGGCTCGGATTGTCCGTGTTACGTGCCCCGAGACGTGCCCTCGTTCGAGCGCGGGCGGGCGGCGCTGGCCGAGTCGTGTCGTCTCGTCTCGCTCGCCCATCCGTTGCGGTATCGCGACCCCGAAAGCGCGCTCGCGCTGGCGGCCGATCTCGACGCCGTCGAGTTGCGGTATCCGTACGGCCGCGACGTCGATCGCGACCCCGTCGAACGGGCGATCGACCGCCACGACCTGTTGGCCACCGGCGGCAGCGACGCCCACGACGGGCGACTCGGCGTCGCGGGCCTCTCGCGACGGGCGTTCGAGCGACTCGAGCTACCAGCCGACTGACCCAAATGCTGGCCGCTAGCGGAGGGTTCAATGCGTCGTGGTCCCAACGGACTGGTATGAACTGCCACTACTGCGACCGGGAGGCCGCCTTCGCAGCCGAGTCCGACGGACTCAAAGTCGGCCTCTGCGAGGAGCACTTCCGCGAGCGCCTCCAGGAACTCGCCGAAGCCGACGGGCTCGAGAGCCTCAAGGAGAAGGTCGACGTCGATCGCGCCGAGTAATCAGGCCGTTCGTCCGGCGTCGACGTCGATGGCGTCGACCGGACAGACGTCGACACAGAGCATGCAATCGATACACTGGGCCTCGTTGGCCGGATCGGCTTTCTCCTCGCTTTCCGGATGTCCCGGCGTATCGACCCACTCGAAGACGTCGACCGGACAGTCCTCGACGCAGGCGCCGTCCGCCAGACAGATGTCGAAATCGACCGCCACGTGGGTGCCGTGGATGCCGAGTTCCTCCGGTTCCTCGACAGGGCCCCAGACCGCGTGGCCCTCGTGTTCGTCGACCTGTTCGCGGTTTTCGTTGAACTGCGGATCTATGGCCATTGCTAGCAGATTCAATGCGAGACGCACACTTAAAATTGCGTACTCGACGCGACGCCTGAGTCGGCGACTCGAGGAGCGTCGCGGGACTCAGCCGTCCGTCGACCGGTCCCCGTCGCGCTCCGCGAGCCGGTCGTCGAGCAGTTCGCGGATCCAGACGGCGAACCCGTGATCGCGGCCGCAGGTCCAGACGGCCATCTCGTTGACGACGGCGGGGCGGTCGCTCTCCTTGGTACCGGCGGCGACGATCGCCTCCTGATCGACCAACAGCAGCTGTGCCGGCCACCCCCGATGACCGTTGGTGATCGTTCGGAGGTCCCTTGGCGACGACGATTTCCGCGTCGGGTGCCGCCTCCACGAACCGCTCCCGCTCGACCGCGGCCGGGACCTCGACGGCGACCCTGACGCCGCTGTCGGCCACCGACTGGAGTACGTCGAAGACCCCCCATTCGAGGACCTCGGGGGCCGGGATGAGATAGTGAACGGTGTCCTCAGCTTCCTCGAGCTGGCCGAGCGCGTTCTCGGCGGCATTGATCCGCGGGTCGAAGTCCTCGGGGAGCCGCCGACAGGCCGGGGCTCGGTCTGCTGGACGCTGACCAGTCCCTTGCGCTCGAGTCGCTCGATCGTGTCGTACACCCGCGACTGGGGAACGTCCGCCACACGACTGACTACCTTGGCGACCCCCTTCGAGACGCGGACGAGCGCGACGAAACACCGGGCCCGTCCCCGCGGGGACAGCCGGCCGCACTGCCACGATAGAACGGGACACGGGTACCGCTTCGACGCCCGAGAGGATCGGGAGTCCCCGCCGTGAGGCAAAGGCGTATGACTACGGGTATAGACGGTACGAGTATTCATGGCACTCGAGACCAAATCCCACGAGAACATCCTCGCGGCGACGAGCGTCTCCGCGAGCCGACTCGCGGCGCTGGCCGATCGGGTCGACGCCGACGGCAGCGAGACGATCGCGGTGCGAGCGCCGGCGACGGACACCGCGATCGGTGAGGTTCCGGACTGTGCCGACGCCGACGTCGAGCGGGCCGTCGAGCGGGCGCGCTCGGCCCAGTCGTCGTGGGCCGAGACGTCGATCGACGAGCGCCGCGAGATCATCGAGCGGTTCGGCGACCTCGTGCGGACCCACCGGGCGGAACTGCTCGATATCCTGCAACTCGAGACCGGCAAATCCCGCCGCCACGCCGTCGAGGAAGTCGTCGACGTGGCGCTGACGTGTTCGTACTACGCCGACCGCGGGGACGCGGCGGTCCGCGAAGAGCGGCGACGCGGTGCGATCCCGCCGGCGACGACCGCCCGGGTGACCTACGAGCCCGTCGGCGTCGTCGGCGCGATCTCGCCGTGGAACTACCCGCTTACCCTCTCGCTGACCGACGTCATCCCCGCGTTCATCGCGGGCAATAGCGTCGTCCTCAAACCCGACGAGAAGACGCCCTACACCGCATTGGCGCTGGCGGACCTGCTCGAGCGAGCCGGGCTTCCGGCGGGCTGTTTCGAGATCGTCACCGGCCGCGGCGCGACCGTCGGCCCGGCGCTGATCGACCGCGTCGACTACGTCTCCTTCACCGGCAGCACCGAAACGGGCCGGCTCGTCGCCGAACGGGCGGGCCGCAATCTGATCGGCTGCTCGCTCGAACTCGGCGGGAAGAATCCCCTGATAGTCCTCGACGACGCCGATATCGAGACGGCCGCCCGCGGCGCGGTCCAGGCCTGTTTCACGAACGCCGGCCAGCTGTGTCTCGCCGCCGAGCGCATCTACGTCGCCGACTCGGTCTACGACGAGTTCGTCGAGGCCTTCGTCGCGGCGACGCGGGAACTGACCCTCGGAACCGGGTTCGACTTCGCGGACGACGTGGGCTCGCTGATCGACGGCGACCAGTTAGCGCGCGTCGAACGTCACGTCGAGGACGCACGCAAGCGAGGGGCGACGGTACGTACCGGCGGCGAGCGCCGGCCCGACGCGGGGCCGTTCTGCTACGAGCCGACGATCCTGACCGACCTCGAGCCCGAGGCGACGGCCGCCTGCGAGGAGACGTTCGGCCCGGTCGTGTCGGTCGAATCGGTCCCGGACGTCGCGACCGCCATTCGGCGGGCCAACGACTCCGAGTACGGCCTGAACGCGAGCGTCTGGACCGGCGACCGCGAGCGCGGCGTCGCCGTCGCCCGCGAGATCGACTGTGGCACCGTCTGCGTCAACGACGCTTACGTCTCCGGCTGGGCGGCCGTCGACGCGCCGATGGGCGGCTTCGGCGACTCCGGACTCGGCCGTCGCCACGGCCCCGAGGGGATCGAGCGCTACCTCGAGTCCCGGACGATCGCCACCTCCCGAGCCGGGCCGCTCGACGTCCCGCCGGGGGTGCCGACCGCGTGGTACGCTCGCGGGATGTTCGCGCTGGCGCGCCTGCAACGGCGGCTCCCGACGGTCGCGGGCATCAAGCGACGACTCCGGGACGCGGGCTTCTGACGACCGAGTCCGGGAACGAGTCGCTTTTGCGGCTTCCCTCGAATACTCGGGTATGGACCTCACCCATCGCCCCCGGCGACTCCGACAGGACCGGGTTCGCGGGCTCGTCAGCGAGACGAGCCTCGAGCCCTCGGACCTGATCGCCCCGGTGTTCGTCGACGCGACGACCGACGAGCGCCGGCCGATCGAGTCGATGCCCGGCCACGAGCGGGTCCCGATCGCGGAGTCGGTCGCCCGCGTCGAGGAAGTCCTCGAGACGGGCGTCGAGGCCGTCATGCTGTTCGGGATCCCGGAATCGAAAGACCCCGAGGGGACCCGCGCCTGGGCCGAGGACGGCGTCGTCCAGGAGGCATTGGGCCGGATCACGAGCGAGACCGACGCCTACGTCATCACGGACGCCTGTCTCTGCGAGTACACCGACCACGGCCACTGCGGGCCGCTCGAGGAAGAATTGCGCAGCGAGGACGCCGTCGAGGCGGGGCCGGCCTGCGAGCCGACGATGACCGTCGACAACGACGCGACGCTCGCAGCCCTGGAGAAGATCGCCGTCTCTCACGCCCGTGCGGGCGCGGACATGGTCGCCCCCAGCGGAATGATGGACGGGATGGTCGGGGCAATCCGGTCGGCGCTCGACCGCGAGGGGTTCGCAAACGTCCCGATCATGAGCTACGCGGCCAAGTACGAGAGCGCCTTCTACGGGCCGTTCCGGGACGCCGCCGACGGCGCGCCCGCCTTCGGGAACCGCCGGCACTACCAGATGGATCCGGCCAACGCCCGCGAAGCGATGCGGGAGGTCCGACTGGACGCCGAGCAGGGCGCGGACGTGATGATGGTCAAACCCGCGCTGCCCTACCTCGATATCGTCAGTGCCGTCCGCCGGGAGTTCGACCACCCCGTCGCCGCCTACAACGTCTCCGGCGAGTACGCCATGCTGCACGCCGCCGCCGAGAAGGGCTGGCTCGACCTCGAGGCGGTCGCGACGGAGTCGCTGCTGTCGATCAAGCGGGCCGGCGCGGACCTGATTCTGACCTACTTCGCCGAGGACGTCGCGAAGCGGCTGTAGCTCAGCCGCGCCGCTGGGCACGTGTTCAGTACGGTGTCGGGCGAACGAATCGACCACGTTCTCTCCTGCAGGACGCTCGATTAGACGAACGTCAATATCGAATCCGATCCGCGGGCCGGGGTGGCAATATCTGCCGCGCGCGAGCGTAGTCGCACTGATACGCCCCGTTCGGTCGTCGATAACCGGTAATTCTCGCGATGTCGAGCGGATTTACCGTGTGTCCGAGGTTTACAAACGAACAAAATATAACCGTCAGTCGAAAAGGACGTGATTTCTGACGCCCTTATACACATTAAATCTGCTTTAGCTTTGAGCGGATGGGCCTATTACACCCACAATTTTAGCTATTTGTCAACGCTAACCCTTAAATAATGTAGGAGCAACGAATTCAAACGTGATTAAGAGGTCAAACATGGACGTGATTGCATTGGAAGCAGACGATCGTTTGGTCGACGAACGCAACGATACGTGGAAAACGGAGGTGGGCGTCTGATGGAACCGACGCTCCTGCAGAGCGAGACCGAGATCGAGATGTTGATCGACTCGATCAACTACGTGTGGATCCTGGTCGCCACGTTCCTGATCTTCTTCATGCACGCCGGTTTCGCCATGCTCGAGGCGGGGCAGGTGCGCTCGAAGAACGTCGCGAACCAGCTGACGAAGAACCTGCTGACCTGGTCGGTCGGCGTGACGGTGTTTTTCCTCATCGGCGTGGGCGTCGAGGGCGTCGTCGCCGGTGACGGCTTCGCGCCCGCCTTCCAAGGCGATGCTGCGGGCTGGCTCGACTGGCTGTACGGTGCGGTCTTCGCGATGACCGCGGCGACGATCGTTTCGGGAGCCGTCGCCGGTCGTGCGAAACTCCGCGCGTACGTCAGCTACACGTTCCTACTGGCGGCGGTCATCTACCCGGTCGTCACCGGTCTCACGTGGGCCGGCGAACACCTCGCGTACAGCGGCGTCCTGTTCCACGACTTCGCGGGCGGGACGATCGTCCACGGGATGGGCGGTGTCGCTGGCCTCACCGCTGCGTGGGTGCTGGGGCCGCGCATGGATCGATACAACAGCGACGGGAGCGCAAACGTCATTCCCGGGCACTCGCTGACCTTCGCCGTACTCGGGACGCTGGTCCTCGCCTTCGGCTGGTACGGATTCAACGTCGGTACGTCGGCGATCATCGGCGAGGGCGCGTTCCTCGGTGATCAACTCGGTCGCGTCGCGCTGACGACGACGATCGCGATGGCCTGCGGTGCGATGGGGGCCGGCCTCGTCGCGTGGCTCAAGACCGGCAAAGTCGACACGCTGTACGTCGCCAACGGTCTCCTGGCCGGCCTGGCCGCGATCACCGCGATTCCCGACACCACCGCGTGGTGGGGCGCGTTCGTCGTCGGCGGCCTCGCCGGCGCACAGCTCCCGGTCGTCTTCGAGTTCGTCGAGCAGTACCTGAAGATCGACGACGTCTGTGCGGTGTTCCCCGTCCACGGCTCCGCCGGGATCCTCGGGACGGTGCTGTTCCCCTTCGTCGCCGCCCCGGGCGTCGTCGATAGCATCGCGAACGCCTTCGTCGCACAGGTCCTCGGGGTCGCCGTCATCAGCGCCTGGACGGTCGCCGCGACCGCAGTCATCTGGTACGCGTTCAAGGCCGCCGGTCAGGCTCGCGTCTCGCCGGAACACGAACGCGACGGGCTCGACGTCTCCGAACACGGCGTCGACACCTACCCCGAATTCGGCCAGCCCGACGTCGCCACCGACGGCGGTGAGCCGAGCGGAGCGGGGCGATCCTCGTCGGAACTCCGTACCGACGGCGGCGACGAGATCATCCGCGCCGACGGGGGCGAACCCAACGACGGCGAGATCAAGATGGTCACCGCGATCGTCCGTCCCGACCGTCTCGGAGCGATCAAGCAGTCGCTGGCCGAAGCCGGCGCACCGTCGCTGACGGTCACCAACGTCTCCGGACGGGGCTCCCAGCCCGCCAAGAAAGGGCAGTGGCGCGGCGAGGAGTACACGGTCGACCTCCACCAGAAGGTCAAGATCGAGTGCGTCGTCGCCGACATCCCCGCCGGGGAGGTCGTCGACGCCATCCGCGAGGGCGCGGAAACCGGCGAACCCGGCGACGGCAAGATCTTCGTCATGCCCGTCGAGGGCGCGACCCAGATCCGGACCGGTAAGACCGGGCGAGACGCCGTCTGATCGCGGTCACACCTCCCTTTTACTGACTCTGCGTTTTCTCCTCGCGTGTCACTCGAACGCTCGCGTGACGCCTCGAGCGAACCGACCAGTACACTCATTTAGCTGCCGACGAGACGCATCGTGAATGAGTCAGCAACGCGACGGGTCGGACGTAGCGTACGACGAAACCGAAGCGGTCGGTCGCGATCCGGACCGCTCGGATCGGGTCGAATCGACCAGCGCGCTCTCGCCCCTCGAGGGCGAGGAGGTCCTCGTCGACGCGCAGCCGACGTGGTGGAACTGGATCGCCCACGCCGTCGTCGGCGGACTGGCCGGCCTGGTCGGGGTAGTCGGCCTCGCAGTTGGGAGTACGGCAGCGGCGTTGCTCGGGGTCGTCACGGCGCTCGTGATCGGGGGCTACATCTGGTACCGACGGAATCGAGTCCGCTATCTCGTCACTGATCGTCGGATCGTCGTAATCGCGGGCTTTACCGCCAGGAAAATCACCGAGACGTGGATGGAAGACATCCGCGGGCTACAGACGAGTGCGACCGCCTTCAGTCGCGACCGGGGATTCGGCACGATCGCCGTCTCGCACGCGGTGATCCCGCAGGGGTTCACGCAGGGATTCAGCCGAACGACCGCGCTGACGCTCTCGGGCGTGCCGAACTACGACGACGTGGCGAACACGATCCGACAGCGCCAGTCCGAGCGGAAGGCCGGCGACTACTGAGACGGGGTGCTGTCCCGATACACTGGTGGAACCGCGACCGTCCGGCGGCCCCACCGGTACTGACTGCCAGGAGACCGTCCGAGGCGGGCCGTCGTCCCGGCGGCGGACGACGGGTCGCGATCGCACCGAAATCGACGGACAGTAGCCGTCCGAATCGGGGGTTCGGGACCGCCCTCGAGGCAACCTCGGTACTACTTTCCCGTCGGGTTGCCAAGGCAGGAATATGAGCGACGACAACTCGCGTGACCTGTACGACCGGGCGCTGTCGGTGCTGCCCGGCGGCGTCAACTCCGCAGTTCGCGCGGCGATCGAACCGTACCCGTTTTTCGTCCGGAAAGGCGAGGGCGGCCACGTCATCGACGCCGACGGCAACCGCTACATCGACTGGGTGATGGGACTGGGCCCGCTGCTTTTGGGCCACGACCTTCCCGACCCCGTCCAGGCGAGCGTCCAGCAGAAGGCCAGCGAGGGGCCGATGTACGGCACCCCGACCGAGATCGAGGTCGACCTCGCGGAGTTCGTCGTCCGCCACGTGCCAAGCGTCGAGAAGATCCGGTTCGTCAATTCGGGAACCGAGGCGACTACGTCCGCGGTGCGGCTCGCGCGGGGCTACACCGGCCGGAACAAGATCGTCGTCATGCAGGGCGGCTACCACGGCGCACAGGAGTCGACGCTGGTCGAGGGCGACGCCGAGAACCCCCGGCCCTCCTCGGCCGGGATCCCGCAGTCCTTTGCCGAACACACCCTCCCGGTGCCGTTCAACGACGAGGACGCGGTGCGAGAAGTCTTCGAGGAACACGGTGACGACATCGCGGCGGTCCTCACCGAACCCATCCTCGGAAACTACGGCATCGTCTACCCCGAAGACGGGTACCACGAGTTCCTCCGAGAGATCACCGACGACCACGGCTCCTTGCTGATCTTCGACGAAGTGATCACCGGCTTCCGCGTCGGCGGTCTGGGCTGTGCCCAAAGCGAGTTCGGCGTCACGCCCGACCTGACCACGTTCGGCAAGATCATCGGCGGCGGCTTCCCCGTCGGTGCCATCGGCGGCCGCGCCGAAATCGTCGAGAACTTCACGCCCTCCGGCGACGTCTTCCAGGCCGGGACCTTCTCGGGCCACCCCGTCACGATGGCCGCCGGCCTCGAGACCCTGCAATTTGCCGCGGCAAACGACGTCTACGACCACGTCAACGGCCTCGGCGACGAACTTCGCAGCGGCCTGACGGACATCCTCGCCGACCAGGCACCGAGCTACACCGTCACCGGCACCGACAGCATGTTCAAGGTGATATTCACCCGCGAAGGACCCGGTCCGAACTCGCTCGAGGAGCAGTGTTCGGCCGGCTGCCGACAGGATCCGACCTGTCCGCGCTACGACTACTGTCCGAAACACGCCGCCGACGTCAAAAACGCCGAGACCGAGCGCTGGCGGCGCGTCTTCTGGGGCCAAATGAAAGACGAGGGCGTGTTCCTCTCGCAGAACCAGTTCGAGTGTCAGTTCGTCAGCTACGGCCACACCGAAGACGACGTCGAGCGGACCCTCGAGGCGTACAAGGAAGCGCTGTAGACAGCCCGTCGCGGACTCGATCGCTGAGACGGTCTCCTATCAGTCAGTATCAGTGTGCCGAAAAACGGTGACAAGAATCCGTATTATACGGTCTGCTGGCACTCAGTACCGGTGTCCCCGCGACCGTCCTGCGGGGACACCGGTAAACAGCGACAATAATCCGTCTCAGTCGTCGTCGCTGATCGGGTCGACGAGATCGCTATCGGCAAAGATCCGATCGGCGATGACGTGACTGCTCGACTCGTCGGCTGTCGCTGTCCCATCACACGGTGGGTCCGAGCGGCGGTTCAGTCAGCGGCCGTGACGATCGCGTCCCGATAGTTCGCGATCTCGTCGAGGACGGCCTCGCGATCGTCCTCGTCGACGTCGAACTCGGCGAGCGCGTCGTCTAAGTGGGTCGCGATCGCCCCGAAGTCCGACGGCGTGATGTCCATGTCCGCGTGAGCGGCCGCCATCTCCTCGCCGGTGTACTCGACGGGGCCGCCGGTGACCGAACTGATGAACTGGGCCTGATGGGCGCGCTGTTTCTGCATGTCGACGTCGTCGAAGTACTCCGCGACCTGTTTGTCCGCCATGACGCGGTCGTAGAATTCGTCGACGACGGCCGTGATCGCGTCGTCACCACCGAGTCGCTCGTAGAGCGAGTCTGTCATTGGGTCATATGTACCCACTTGAAATGGATAAGCTCCGGTCCGAACACGTTGTAGGAAAAATATTGCGTGTGGTTGTCAAACACATAAAGGGAGCAGATCGGTTCTCGATCGACCGGTCCGAGGCCGATCCGCCGCGCGTCGGACAAGCGTGCGCTTTTCATACTCGAGGCTCGGACTGACGCCTATGAGAACACGCGGGACGTTGCGACTGGCGACGAGGGGATCCGCTCTCGCCCGGCGACAGGCCTCGCTCGTCACGGAGGCCCTGGAAGACCGCCGGTACGAGGTGGAACTCGTCACGGTCGAAACGACGGGGGACCAGATCAGAGACGAACTGATTCACCGGCTCGGCAAGACGGGTGCGTTCGTCCGCGAACTCGACGAACGGGTCCTCGAGGGCGATCTCGACGGGGCGATCCACTCGATGAAGGACATGCCCACCGAACAGCCCGCGGAACTGGTGACCGCCGGGATTCCAGAGCGCGGACGACCGGGCGACGTCCTCGTCACGCCCGACG containing:
- a CDS encoding PH domain-containing protein → MSQQRDGSDVAYDETEAVGRDPDRSDRVESTSALSPLEGEEVLVDAQPTWWNWIAHAVVGGLAGLVGVVGLAVGSTAAALLGVVTALVIGGYIWYRRNRVRYLVTDRRIVVIAGFTARKITETWMEDIRGLQTSATAFSRDRGFGTIAVSHAVIPQGFTQGFSRTTALTLSGVPNYDDVANTIRQRQSERKAGDY
- a CDS encoding group I truncated hemoglobin; its protein translation is MTDSLYERLGGDDAITAVVDEFYDRVMADKQVAEYFDDVDMQKQRAHQAQFISSVTGGPVEYTGEEMAAAHADMDITPSDFGAIATHLDDALAEFDVDEDDREAVLDEIANYRDAIVTAAD
- a CDS encoding ammonium transporter codes for the protein MEPTLLQSETEIEMLIDSINYVWILVATFLIFFMHAGFAMLEAGQVRSKNVANQLTKNLLTWSVGVTVFFLIGVGVEGVVAGDGFAPAFQGDAAGWLDWLYGAVFAMTAATIVSGAVAGRAKLRAYVSYTFLLAAVIYPVVTGLTWAGEHLAYSGVLFHDFAGGTIVHGMGGVAGLTAAWVLGPRMDRYNSDGSANVIPGHSLTFAVLGTLVLAFGWYGFNVGTSAIIGEGAFLGDQLGRVALTTTIAMACGAMGAGLVAWLKTGKVDTLYVANGLLAGLAAITAIPDTTAWWGAFVVGGLAGAQLPVVFEFVEQYLKIDDVCAVFPVHGSAGILGTVLFPFVAAPGVVDSIANAFVAQVLGVAVISAWTVAATAVIWYAFKAAGQARVSPEHERDGLDVSEHGVDTYPEFGQPDVATDGGEPSGAGRSSSELRTDGGDEIIRADGGEPNDGEIKMVTAIVRPDRLGAIKQSLAEAGAPSLTVTNVSGRGSQPAKKGQWRGEEYTVDLHQKVKIECVVADIPAGEVVDAIREGAETGEPGDGKIFVMPVEGATQIRTGKTGRDAV
- the hemL gene encoding glutamate-1-semialdehyde 2,1-aminomutase, producing the protein MSDDNSRDLYDRALSVLPGGVNSAVRAAIEPYPFFVRKGEGGHVIDADGNRYIDWVMGLGPLLLGHDLPDPVQASVQQKASEGPMYGTPTEIEVDLAEFVVRHVPSVEKIRFVNSGTEATTSAVRLARGYTGRNKIVVMQGGYHGAQESTLVEGDAENPRPSSAGIPQSFAEHTLPVPFNDEDAVREVFEEHGDDIAAVLTEPILGNYGIVYPEDGYHEFLREITDDHGSLLIFDEVITGFRVGGLGCAQSEFGVTPDLTTFGKIIGGGFPVGAIGGRAEIVENFTPSGDVFQAGTFSGHPVTMAAGLETLQFAAANDVYDHVNGLGDELRSGLTDILADQAPSYTVTGTDSMFKVIFTREGPGPNSLEEQCSAGCRQDPTCPRYDYCPKHAADVKNAETERWRRVFWGQMKDEGVFLSQNQFECQFVSYGHTEDDVERTLEAYKEAL